The Paenibacillus amylolyticus genome contains the following window.
GCTACAATATATAGAACAAAGCCAGATAGACAGTGCCGCGAATGAATCCTGGTTTTTTAACTTCTAACTCATCACTCGCTTAACTTCCCGGCGTTGTAACGTACAGCGTTGTCGACTATAGCACGAAAGGTTGAATCATTATGCTTACCAGCCATACATTTACGATTCGTCCATCCGAGATTAAAGATGCAGCACAACTCATGGAGTTGGACACCCTGGTATGGGACAAATACACCTCTCCTGCACCGATGCAGTGGCGCTCCAGACAGCAATACCTGCAGCATTGTCCGCCAGGCAGCCAATTAATTGCGGTGCAGGGAGAGCGGGTATGTGGTTATGTGGGCTTTCAGCCAGCCACAGGTATGCCGGTCAATCGTCATGTCTACGAGATTCATATTGCAGTTCATCCGCATGATCGGCGTTGTGGCATTGCTACAGCGTTGATGGATACCATTAAGCAGCATGCCGCCCAGCAAGGTGTTCGCAAGCTCAGGCTGCGCGTGCTCTCCAGCAATCCGGGAGCGATTACGTTTTATACCCAGTGTGGATTTGTGACAGAAGGCAGGTTGGTGTCCGAGTTTTATATCGGGGGCAAATATGTGGACGATATTCTTATGGGTTATTTTATCCAAACCAAATAGAAAATGTAGCTGAGGAGGAACAACGATGGACATGGGACTTCAAGGTAAAAAAGCACTGGTGCTGGCTTCCAGCCGCGGGCTGGGCAAAGCGGTAGCCGCTCAATTGGCAGCAGAAGGTGCTGATGTCATGCTCGCCAGCCGGAGCGAAGAAAAGCTCGCAGCAGTGAAGCAGGAGCTTCTGGCGCTTGGTGGTGGAGGACGTGTGGAATATTGTGCAACGGATGTGACACGCAAGGAAGATATTGAGGCCCTGATTCATAAGACAGCAAAGCTGTTCGGGCAGATTGATATTCTGGTGAACAATTCGGGCGGTCCGCCATCGGGTTCATTCGAGTCCCTGACCGATGAGGATTGGGAACGTGCATTTGAATTAAATGTACTCAGTTATGTAAGGCTGATTCGTGGTGCACTCCCTTATATGAAAGAACGCGGAGGACACATTGTGAATATCGCTTCAACTTCCGTGAAACAGCCTATTCCGGGTCTGGTCCTGTCCAACACGTTCCGCACCGGCGTTTTCGGATTGGCGAAGACCTTGTCTCAGGAGCTGGCTCCATACGGTATTTTGATCAACACGGTGGCGCCAGGACGCATTGCAACAGATCGTATTCGTGAACTGGATGCCGCACGGGCTGAGCAGAACGGAGTCAGTGAGGAAGACGTATCTGAGCAGTTCCGCAAGGAGATTCCACTCGGTCGTTACGGCCAACCGGAGGAATTCGCCAAAGCGGTGGTATTCCTGTTATCCGGGGCCAACACGTACATTACCGGCACCTCATTAATCGTGGACGGTGGCATGGTACGAGCCCTCTAAGGGAGAAGTTTGATCAACAGATTCAAATTGATATGGAAACGGATTGCGATATCCAAACAAAGCCCCTCCTTAATGTCCACTTGTTGTGGAGAAGGAGGGGCTTTATCTTAATTCATGCATTAAACCGGGCGTATATACAAGCCAGAGCTTGCCTAACGTTCCGGACCTAATCCTTTGTTAAGATAAGTCTTTGCTGCTGTCATTAGTTGACTCGTCGACTTTGCTGGATTTCGGATTCGGTACTGTCTTAGCCTCGCCGACTGGTTTTGCTCCATGATCATGGACGTGACCTGCTGGACCTTCTGGCTGTTTACCATTGACGAGGTCAGTAACTCGTTGAGTTATGTCTGCCTCACGCTCATCGAATTGGCTTTGTGTGATTTTGCCATCGGTCAACTGTTGTTGCAGCTCTGCTTTCTGGGCAGTAACGAGTGTATCGATAACCGTCTGCACGTCCACGTTCTTGCTGGCGGCAATCTCGGCAATCGTGCTGCCTGCTTCACGGGTTTCCTTCAGTTCTTCCGTTGTAACCCCGAGGATGGAGGCCAGTTCCTTGGCATAACGTTCTGCTCCTGGTCCACCAAATCCACCCGACCAGGCCCGTCTGCTCCAACGTCCTTCTTATTACCGTTCACCAGGTCAGTCACACGTTGTGTAAGTGTAGCTGCACGCTCATCGTATTGGGTTTGCGTGATTTTGCCGTCGGTCAGCTGCTGCTGGAGTTCTGTTTTCTCCGCTGTGACCAGTTTATTAATGACGGTCTGTATGTCCACATTTTGCGTTGCTGCAATCTGGGCAATGGTGCTGCCTGACCTGTGTGCTTCTTTCAGCTCATCGGCAGACACGGCAAGCACGGAGGTAAGTTCGTCCGAATAGCGCTCCAGCCCGGGTCCCAAACCTCTAACCCCGTCTTCTGGTTTTATTTGATGTGAATTTATTGTAGGAGCGTTGTCCTTCTGGCCTGAAGGGCTTGCTGCCGGATCTGCATTAGCTACTGAATGTGCAAACATGCCTCCACCGAGTGCAATCGTCATAGCCATTGCGCTGGTAACCACTACTGTTCTTGTTGTTTTGGTTCTCTTCATCCTGGATCATCCTTCTTTCTTCTGTAGGTTGGTATGGGTATGCACCCACAACGCTATATTAGAGAGCAAGAATGAAGGGAGGCTGAGAGGAACCTTAATGGGCAGTAAAAAATGGTTCTATAACCAAGAATGCCCCTCACCCGTGGTTGAAATTCTCACAGGAAAGGGGCATACAATTGGTCTTAGTTAGATGTAACTCAATTATGTAAGCAAGTTAGCGTAAAAGTTCCCATTCATGCTGCAGCATGCCGTATACTGCATGGTTCACGTAACCTTTAGGCAGCTTCTCTGCCTGACGAATGACACCTTCCAGAACGAATCCCAGTCTCTCCGGGATGGCGCGGCTCCGTTTGTTGTTCGTTGCGGAGCGAATCTCGACGCGATTCAGATCCAGGGTCACCAGTGCATAATCGACCAGAACGCGACAAGCGCTTGTCATCAAGCCCTGACCCTCAAAACCTTTTCCAAGCCAGTATCCAATGCTTACCGAGCGGTTGGTCCAGTTAATCTCGTGGAATCCGATAATGCCTGCGAGATCGCCTTTAACCACACCCCGGCGGTGAAGCCGCCATTTTCAGCACCTTGTTTTAGTGCGTTGGTAATGAAGTTCGAGGTGTGTTCCACTTCTGTCACATGATCCACCCACGGCAGCCAATGTCTCAGTTGATCTCGCGAGCGATCCGTCAGTTCGAACAGCGGTTTCGTATGTTCCATGGCCAGTGGCCGGAGTTCGGTATATTCATCCAAGGAATAGGTAAACATGAATGCAACCTTCTTTCTTTATATAGTGTGGATTTATTTTGGAGGATTAACGGGAGGTCTTGGGCAACTTTTGCTCCAGTGCAAACAGGTCTTCTTCCATCGAGGCCATGCGCTGATTAACGGTTGTACGTGCGTCACCGAGTGCCTGATTATATATGTAGGGAGCGAGCTGTGTCATGAACAGGTCGAGTACACCCCAAGCGGCCAGATCACCCAGTTCTTCGCCACGTTCCTCTTCGAAATACGACTGGATGGTGCGAATGGCTTCATCCTGCTGTTCTTTGGTCAGTTTAAGCGAATTTGATGTGATGGGAAACCCTCCCTTTAATATATTTTACTATCATGCTACATGATTCGAGCGAACCCGTCAAAATGGTTTTGGGCCTATTTATGCACGACTGATCCTGACTTTGGTGCCTTCTTTATTGAACTCCTCCCCCGTTAAAGGTATATTTAAATGAAACGCGTACGAAACTTTCCAAGAAAATAGTTTTTTTCAGGAAATGACTTCGTTATCAAGGAATTATAGCCGGAATTGCTGCAATTCCCGAAAGCTCCAATCCATTCATGAAAGGTTTGATACCTGTGGACAATCGTACAACCCCACCTAACTTTATCAAAAATATTATCACCGAAGATCTCCGGTCTGGGAAAGTCCAGGAAGTTATTACCCGCTTTCCTCCGGAACCGAACGGTTATCTGCATATTGGTCATGCCAAGGCGATCTGGATCAACTTTACGCTGGGCGGCGAATTTGGCGGCAAAACGAATCTGCGCTTTGATGACACGAACCCGGTCAAGGAAGATGTGGAATACGTTCAATCAATTCAGGAAGACGTGAAATGGCTCGGATACGAGTGGAACGAGAAACGTTTTGCCTCGGATTATTTTGATGAGATGTACAACCGTGCTGTCTTGTTGATTAAAAAAGGAAAAGCCTATATCGACGACCAAAGCGCCGACGAAATCCGTGCAATGCGTGGAACGCTGACGGAGCCGGGTAAGAACAGCCCGTACCGTGATCGTTCGGTGGAAGAGAATCTCGACCTGTTCACACGTATGCGTGCAGGCGAATTCCAGAATGGAGAGAAAGTGCTGCGTGCCAAGATCGATATGTCTGCACCGAATATCAATCTGCGCGATCCGGTGATTTACCGGATTTCACATGCACACCACCATAACACGGGCGACAAATGGTGCATCTATCCGATGTACGCCTTCGCTCACCCACTCGAAGATGCCATTGAAGGTGTAACGCATTCCCTCTGTTCCCTGGAGTTTGAGGATCAACGCCCATTCTATGATTGGGTTATTGCAGAATGTGAGATGGAGAGCCAACCGCGTCAATACGAATTTGGCCGCCTGAACCTGTCCCAGATGGTGACCAGCAAGCGGAAGCTGAAACTGCTCGTGGACGAAGGCCATGTGGATGGTTGGGATGATCCGCGTATGCCGACAATTTCCGGTCTGCGCCGCCGGGGATATACACCGGAAGCCATTCGTGATTTCGTGTTTGAGACAGGCATTTCGAAGAGCCAAGGGGTTATCGATCTGCAAACGCTGGAGCACTTTGTACGTGAGGACTTGAAACTGAAAGCTCCACGCACGATGGCTGTCCTGCACCCGCTCAAAGTGGTTATTACCAACTACCCGGAAGGGCAAGTGGAATGGCTTGAAGCCGAGAACAATGTGGAGAACCCGGAGATGGGCAATCGCCAAATTCCATTCTCTCGTGAGATATATATTGAACAAGACGATTTCATGGAAAATCCACCGAACAAATACTTCCGTTTGTTCCCTGGCAACGAAGTTCGTCTGAAACACGCATACTTTATCAAATGTAACGATGTGATCAAGGATGCAGAAGGCAATGTGACTGAGATTCATTGTACTTATGATGTAGAGACGAAGAGCGGCAGTGGCTTCACAGGCCGTAAAGTTAAAGGTACGATTCACTGGGTTGAAGCGACTCAAGCGGTACCTGCTGAATTCCGTCTGTATGAGCCATTGATTTTGGATGAAGCACCCGAAGCTGAGGTGGAAGTGGCTGTAGCTGGGGCTGAAACTGAGGTTGTGGAAGAGCAACCGGAGAAAACGTTCCTGGATCAATTGAACCCGAACTCCCTTGAGATTGTTCACGGGTATGTGGAACAAGAGATGAAGGAAGCGAATGCTCAGGACAAATTCCAATTCTTCCGTCACGGTTACTTCAGTGTAGATCCGAAACATTCCGAGCCAGGCCGTCCGGTGTTTAACCGGGTTGTATCTCTGAAAAGCTCGTTCCAACTGCCAAAGGCATAAGGTGGATAGATTAACTTAAGGTCTGTTCATCAGAGTACCGATAAACAGCCAAGTTATAAGTTTATAGAAAGGGCATCTTTCGTCATGTTCATGGCGAAGGATGCCCTTTTGTTATTGGGGATATAGTTAGGTTAATTTTGAGACTGAGCCTATAATACGGCATGAACATGAACATGAACATGAACATGAACATGAACATGAACATGAACATGAACATGAACAGAAGCCGTGGATATGCGTGTGAGGCAAGAATCTAACGAACCGAGGACACGCTATTTAAGTGTATTTGCACATTTCAGAAACGTAATGAATCGTAGACACCTTATTTCCTCGTTTAGCCTGTCTTTTCAAGATTTTTAGGGTCTTTTATGTGAAATAAAGTGGCTGAGATTCCTTAGCTTTAGCATATCGTGAAATTGCTGCAAATAAGGCGTCTAAGGTTCGTTAGGTGCAACAAACCTTAGACACCTTTCTCTTTACTACTACTATCCATAATCTGTTGTTTCAGTTTTTTAGAACGCTGATGTTACAACCTAACGGAGAGGACAGAAATAATCTGAAGAAGCGAAGCGTTCGCCTAAAAGCTTTCTGAAAGAAAGCTACATCGAAAGCATACGCTTATCCCCGGATTTTACCCTTTGAAAAGGGAATCCAAAAAATCCGGGGATAACAGCGATTGAAAGATTGTTCTGTCATCGGAGTGCTTAAGTAGTAACTTTAACGTTCGAAATGGCCTGCAACAAAAGATTATCTGTCCTCATCCATATTGCCCATCTCCGTCAACACAACCGGCTGATAACCGTTACGACGGTTCGACAACCACATGATGCCGAATCCAACAGCGCCGATGAGCGAGAAGAATACGCCGATACTGTACATGACTTCCGCCCCGAAGCTCTGGAACAGCCAGCCGCCGAACAGACCGGCAATAACCCCGGAGAGACCGCCCCATGCCATCGTATACACCGCTTGACCCGAAGAACGATAAGGCCTCGGAATGAACAGCATGGTCAGCTGCGTACCCACATAGAAGTACCCACCGAACGTAATGGAGTGCATCAGCTGAATGAATACAATCTCCATCGGGTTGCTGGCCAGTGCCATGAGCTGCCAGCGCAGTGCAAACAGCAGACTGATCAAGATAAGGGATGCCAGGAGCATGCTCATTTTACGTTTGAGCAAACGGTCGAGCAGCAGGAATACACCGACTTCGAGAATGGATGAGGTGAAGATGGCCCAACCGACCATCTGTTTGTCGCCGCCCATCTCTACAATATATAGCGACATAAATGTACTGTTCATCGCATTAGGGACCGACACGAGTACACCCAGACCGATAAAAGTCATAAAATACGGATTAAACATGACTTTGCCAAACCGCCGAAAAGTAACCACGGGGGTATCCGAAGCGATCGGCTGTCTGGGCAGAAATACGGATAACACAAAGGCGGTTGCGATCATACACGCAAATATAATGGATACACTGCCAATGCCAAAACGGTCAATGAGCGGTCCGGCAGCGACGGCTGTCAGCGCCCAACCGAGTGAACCCCAGAGCCGGAATGATCCGAATTTCTGGCTTGTACCATCGATATAACCGAGAATCAGGCTATTGGTTTGAGCGAATAATGGACTTTGAAAAAAATAAAAAAGATCATGGCTACATAGATCCACGTATAACTGGGCGCATAGAACACACCCTGGGCGAGCACAAATGTACCTCCCATCATAATCATCAGAATGATACGGATATTGCGGGATTTATCGCTCCAGAAGCCCCAGAACGGGTTGGCGAACAAGGATACAAAGGGTCCAATCGCCATCAGACTGCCAATCTCCAGTTTGGTCATGCCAATCTCTTGAAGATAGAGCTGCAGGAATCCGGCAAAAATCGAGATGGCTCCATATATGAAAAAGTTATATAGTTTCAGAGATCCCAATGAGGGATTACCTTTTGAAGGTACAGGTCTGTCCAATTAAGCCATTCCTTTCAAATGCATATTGTTCAATGTATCATTTGTTGAAAGGGGATTCAATCTATAGAAAATGTTGATCCATTGATAGAACAAACTCACATCGTCACCAGAAGGGAGCAAGACATCATGAACACGAGGGAATGGACCGGCATTATACTGGCAGGGGGATTATCCAGCCGCATGGGGACCAACAAGGCCATGCTAGAACTGGACGGTTCCGTCGTATTTCAACATGTTACAGAAGCCATGAGACCCGCAGTATCTTGTATCATCGTGGCTGGTGGACCCAACGTGACAACCTACAGCGATATGGGCTACGACTGCGTCCAGGATCACTATCCGGGAAAGGGACCACTCGCGGGCCTTCACGCGGCACTGAAAGCTTCGGACACAGACTGGAATCTGGTCTGCGCCTGCGATATGCCGCTCCTGCAAATGTCCTTTTTGGAGGGTATAAAACAACTGGCCGTGTCGAATGACTCTTATGCTGCTATCGTGCCTCGTGTGGATGGACGTGTCCATCCGCTTGTAGGGGCTTATCACAAGCGAGTGCTCCCTGATCTGGAGCAGCGCCTGATGCAGGATCATCTTCGAGTCACACGATGGCTTGAAGAGATGGGATGCTGCTATGTCGAAGCGGAAGAGCTTGAGAGAGCGGGTGTTCATCATGTTGCGATGCAATTGAGTAATATGAACACACCGGAAGAATACGAGCGTATCCGCAATCAGGATTCGATGCTCGATTCAGATCTGTAGGATACGGGATCGCCAGATGCATCCGCATGTTGATTGCGATATTGAAGCGGGCTTTGGCCTGTCCAACGTTTGAATTGTCTGCTGAAATGGGACAGGTGGGTGTAGCCGAGCTTCCATGCAATTTCGCCGAGCGACAATTCTGGTTGTTCGATCAGAACCTTGGCTTCCTGCAACTTCAAGCTGGACAGGTAAGCCCTGGGTGATCGCCCATACACCTTGCGGAAGACCTGCAAACCATATCCCGGGCTGATGCCAAACGAGGATATGATCTGCTCTACTTTGACCGTGGATACACTGCTTTCCTTGGTTCGAAGCTGGGCATGGAATGCCTGCTTGATTGCTTCCGCTATCGCTCCTGCATAATGCATGGCTGTTGGAGCTGGTGCATGTGGGGCAGCAGCGGATGTGGTGGACTCCGGTTCATTGTCAGCGGCCTGAGACAACAGGGCAAACAGTTCAAACATGCGGGCCTGCATGATCATTTTATCAGTCGACGTGTAGGCTTCCGTTACGTTAATCATTCCCATCCAGCTCTCCAGCACAACGCGCATCCTCTTGTTATCTTCCGTACCGGCTGCGTAGATTTGGCTATGCTGAGACATTAACTTCAGGGTAAATACCGGATCATCCACATTAAAATGAGCGCTAAAATACGTCATGCCTTTCGTGGATACACATTGATTGGTATGTTTGAACCCGGGAGGAATGAGAAGAATGGAACCTTCCTCTACGGTATAGGTATAACCATGAATGACACTCTCCTGCGTACCTTGGATGATCAACATTATCTCAAAGCCCGGATGGGATTCCTCCGGCATCGCCCATCCATATGGAACTTGTTGGCTGTGCGCGCCATAGAATTTGATGTTACAGTCGATAATAGGCAGCCAGTGAGCCAGCGTATGGTAAGGCATTTCTCGGAGCTGTGATCGGATATCCATAACATTCACCTCGGAAAAGGGTAAAAACAACTCGCCTTGTACAATCGGCACCCTTAGTATACTTCATTATAATCAGTTTAACGCAAGCATGGATCATTCATGGAACGCATCCGTGTTTGAAGGGAGCACTGAACAATAGCGGTTCTTTAACCGATGATATTGTAAACGCTACCATTACATCTTGGAATATGTCAACTCATGCACAAGTCAAGATCAATATATTTTCCCGACAAAAAGGAGATTGAATCATGGACAGATTATTATATGGCGTAGCCTATTATGATGAATATATGCCTTACGAGAGATTGGACAAGGACATTCAGATGATGAAGGATGCAGGGATTAACGTGGTCCGTATTGCAGAATCAACCTGGAGCACCCATGAACCGCAGAATGGTGTATTCGACTTCTCTTCGGTAGATCGTGTGCTGGATGCCATGCATAAAGCGGGGATTCAGGTCATCGTTGGCACACCAACGTATGCCGTTCCTACATGGATGGTCAAGGAACATCCGGACGTACTGGCTACCACCACACAAGGGCCTGGCAAATATGGTGCAAGACAGATCATGGATATTACACATCCAACCTATCTATTCTATGCCGAGCGGATCATCCGCAAGTTGATATCCAGGGTAAGCACACACCCAGCGGTCATCGGTTATCAGACGGATAATGAGACGAAGCACTACAATACCGCAGGCGATAATGTACAACTGCAATTCGTCAAATATATGCGGAACAAGTTCAGCTCCCTGGACGAGTTGAACAAGGAATTTGGCCTCGACTACTGGAGCAATCGAATCAATAGCTGGGAGGACTTCCCGTCTGTCGTAGGGACAATTAACGGCAGTCTGGGCGCGGAGTTTGCGAAGTTCCAGCGACAGCTGGTAACCAACTTTTTGGCTTGGCAAGTGGGAATCGTGAATGAATACAAACAGGAAGGACAGTTTGTTACCCAGAACTTTGACTTCGATTGGCGCGGATATTCCTACGGCATTCAAGGGGATGTGGACCATTTTGCCGCATCGAAACCTTTTGACATCACGAGTGTGGACATTTATCATCCTTCTCAGGATGATCTGACTGGCATTGAGATTTCATTCGGCGGGGATGTGGCGCGTTCCACCAAACAATCGAATTACCTTGTACTGGAGACCGAAGCGCAGGCATTCTGGCATTGGGTTCCCTATCCCGGACAACTGCGTTTGCAGGCATTCAGTCATCTGGCATCCGGAGCGAACATGGTCGCCTACTGGCACTGGCATTCGTTGCACAATTCGTTTGAGACGTACTGGAAAGGATTGCTCAGCCATGACTTTGAACCGAATCCGGTGTATAACGAAGCGAAGACCATTGGCAGGGATTTTGCCCGTCTCAGTCCAAAACTCGTGAATCTGAAGAAACGAATCGGGTGGCTGTGCTGTTCAGCAATGAGGCGCTGACATCGATCAAGTGGTTTGGGTTTAACTTCACCAGTGACAAGAATTACAATGACGTGGTGCGCTGGATGTACGATGAATTGTATAAAATGAATATTGGCTGTGACCTGATTGACCCGTCTGTTGAGAGTTATGCGGAGTATGATGTGCTCGTTGTACCTGCTCTGTATGCTGCGTCGGATGCATTGTTGGAAAAATTGAATCAATTTGTAGAGGGTGGCGGACATATCGTCTACTCGTTCAAAAGCGGATTTGCGAATGAGCATATCAAGGTACGCTCTACCCGCCAACCCGGCCTGATCAGTGAGGCATGCGGGATCGGCTATAATCTTTTTGTAGAGCCGAAGCATGTGTCGCTGCGCGATGATCCGTTCGGGGTTGGTGAAGAGCAGAACCAGGTTCACACCTGGATGGAGCTGATTACGCCAACAACGGCGGAAGTGCTCGCTTGGTATGATCATCCACATTGGGGTGAGTATGCGGCAATTACCCAGAATGCCTATGGAAAAGGCAAAGCAACCTATGTCGGCTGTTACACCAGCTCTGCGGTGATCCGTAAGGTGCTGGAACGTGTGATGAAGGAAGCAGGCGTATGGGGAGCCGATCAGGAACTGGCTTTTCCGATCATTGTGAAGACTGGTGTGAACGATCAGGGAAAAACGATTCGCTACTATTTCAATTATGCGGATGAGGCGACATCCTTTGTAAATGCATATGGGGAAGGGACCGAACTTCTGGCAGGAACCCCGATTGCAGCGGGAGAGAAGATCGAACTGGAACCATGGGGCATACGGATTATTGAACAATAATAGGAAATAATAATGCTCAAAACGAATATCAAGACCATAGCGCCCTCGGCTTCCATGCTGGGGCGTTTGTCTATTTTAGCTCAGGAGTGGATGCGCTGTGTTTACCGAATGTTATCGGAAGCTGACAGACCCTTTCAAACGCAGCATTCGCAATAAATTGATTCTTACCATGACGCTGCTGGCTGTTCTGCCGGTGATTGCCATGACTGCTATGGCAGCTGAGAATACCCGCTCTTCCATGGAAGAGGAGATTATGGAGACCAACCGAGCCAATATGAACTGGGCCTCCATTTATCTGGGTGAACAGTTCGCTCGCATGAATAATATCATCTATTCCATTCAGATCAGTGACGAATTGCATCAATATCTGGCCCTGAACCAGGAAGCACCGGCAGCCAGCCGATTCGATGAACAGAAGGCCATGTTCAATATGTTGAACAGTGTATACTATTCTGCCGGCAATTATGTATTTGGCGTTGAACTGTATCTGAAGGAATTGGATACCTTGTTCACCTTCAACTCCATGGATTCTCGCATCAAAGCGGTATCGGAAATACCGGAAGGATATCATGAGCTTTTTGCACAACATAAAGATTTTACGATTATCAATGATCCGAACGATCCGCAAAAGTTCCACATGACCCGAAGCATGAACCGCTTCGAGGACCAGGCGCAGATCGGTGCCATCAGTCTGGAGGTCAAGTGGGCTGAGTTCAACCAGACCCTGGAGTTGCTGGATAGCCGGGGAGATTATGGGGTATACATTGCTGACAGCACGGGCAATCCGGTTTATGAGCCTAATCAGGAGATTCAGCCATCGGCGGAAGCCCTGGAGAAACTGGCAGGCACGAAGGAAAGTTCGGGCTTCATCCGTACAGCCAAGGAATATGTATTCTTTCATTCCATTGAACCGTCAGGACTGCGTGTGATCAAGATTGTACCAGCCCATGTGGTTAATGAGAGTGCCTTGGAAACGATGAAATACGGACTTGTTGTGGGTGGCTTGGCAACCCTCATCTCTATTGCAATCGCTGCGCTCGTGGCCTGGCGTACATCGAAGCCCATTGTCAGACTGGCGAATTCCATGAAGGGTATCCAGTTGATCAAGGACAGGGAAGTGGTACGAAGCGGCCGGGTGGATGAGATTGGCCTGCTGGAGAAAAATCTGCATGGAATGGCTAGCCGTATTCGGGAACATATCCGCGACAATTACCTGATGAATCTGGAGAAGCAAACGGCAGAGCTCAAAGCACTGCAATCCCAGATTCATCCACATTTCCTGCAAAATACGCTGCAGATGATTGGCGGCATAGTCTACTCGCAAAAACCGGCAGACAGTTATAAGGTCATTCGAGCCTTGAGCGAGATGTTTCGTTATATTGTACGAGCGCCGGATGGACTTGTGCCTCTACAGTCTGAACTCGATCAGTTGGAACATTATATGCTGATTCAGAAGCAGCGTTTTGGCGGAAGGCTTGAATATACACTGGAGATTACGGGGGAACTTCAGGAATGTTACATTCCCAAGTTGTCTCTGCAACC
Protein-coding sequences here:
- a CDS encoding GNAT family N-acetyltransferase, whose amino-acid sequence is MLTSHTFTIRPSEIKDAAQLMELDTLVWDKYTSPAPMQWRSRQQYLQHCPPGSQLIAVQGERVCGYVGFQPATGMPVNRHVYEIHIAVHPHDRRCGIATALMDTIKQHAAQQGVRKLRLRVLSSNPGAITFYTQCGFVTEGRLVSEFYIGGKYVDDILMGYFIQTK
- a CDS encoding SDR family oxidoreductase — protein: MDMGLQGKKALVLASSRGLGKAVAAQLAAEGADVMLASRSEEKLAAVKQELLALGGGGRVEYCATDVTRKEDIEALIHKTAKLFGQIDILVNNSGGPPSGSFESLTDEDWERAFELNVLSYVRLIRGALPYMKERGGHIVNIASTSVKQPIPGLVLSNTFRTGVFGLAKTLSQELAPYGILINTVAPGRIATDRIRELDAARAEQNGVSEEDVSEQFRKEIPLGRYGQPEEFAKAVVFLLSGANTYITGTSLIVDGGMVRAL
- a CDS encoding DUF2164 domain-containing protein — its product is MLKGGFPITSNSLKLTKEQQDEAIRTIQSYFEEERGEELGDLAAWGVLDLFMTQLAPYIYNQALGDARTTVNQRMASMEEDLFALEQKLPKTSR
- a CDS encoding glutamine--tRNA ligase/YqeY domain fusion protein — translated: MKGLIPVDNRTTPPNFIKNIITEDLRSGKVQEVITRFPPEPNGYLHIGHAKAIWINFTLGGEFGGKTNLRFDDTNPVKEDVEYVQSIQEDVKWLGYEWNEKRFASDYFDEMYNRAVLLIKKGKAYIDDQSADEIRAMRGTLTEPGKNSPYRDRSVEENLDLFTRMRAGEFQNGEKVLRAKIDMSAPNINLRDPVIYRISHAHHHNTGDKWCIYPMYAFAHPLEDAIEGVTHSLCSLEFEDQRPFYDWVIAECEMESQPRQYEFGRLNLSQMVTSKRKLKLLVDEGHVDGWDDPRMPTISGLRRRGYTPEAIRDFVFETGISKSQGVIDLQTLEHFVREDLKLKAPRTMAVLHPLKVVITNYPEGQVEWLEAENNVENPEMGNRQIPFSREIYIEQDDFMENPPNKYFRLFPGNEVRLKHAYFIKCNDVIKDAEGNVTEIHCTYDVETKSGSGFTGRKVKGTIHWVEATQAVPAEFRLYEPLILDEAPEAEVEVAVAGAETEVVEEQPEKTFLDQLNPNSLEIVHGYVEQEMKEANAQDKFQFFRHGYFSVDPKHSEPGRPVFNRVVSLKSSFQLPKA
- a CDS encoding molybdenum cofactor guanylyltransferase — protein: MNTREWTGIILAGGLSSRMGTNKAMLELDGSVVFQHVTEAMRPAVSCIIVAGGPNVTTYSDMGYDCVQDHYPGKGPLAGLHAALKASDTDWNLVCACDMPLLQMSFLEGIKQLAVSNDSYAAIVPRVDGRVHPLVGAYHKRVLPDLEQRLMQDHLRVTRWLEEMGCCYVEAEELERAGVHHVAMQLSNMNTPEEYERIRNQDSMLDSDL
- a CDS encoding AraC family transcriptional regulator: MDIRSQLREMPYHTLAHWLPIIDCNIKFYGAHSQQVPYGWAMPEESHPGFEIMLIIQGTQESVIHGYTYTVEEGSILLIPPGFKHTNQCVSTKGMTYFSAHFNVDDPVFTLKLMSQHSQIYAAGTEDNKRMRVVLESWMGMINVTEAYTSTDKMIMQARMFELFALLSQAADNEPESTTSAAAPHAPAPTAMHYAGAIAEAIKQAFHAQLRTKESSVSTVKVEQIISSFGISPGYGLQVFRKVYGRSPRAYLSSLKLQEAKVLIEQPELSLGEIAWKLGYTHLSHFSRQFKRWTGQSPLQYRNQHADASGDPVSYRSESSIES
- a CDS encoding histidine kinase, whose protein sequence is MFTECYRKLTDPFKRSIRNKLILTMTLLAVLPVIAMTAMAAENTRSSMEEEIMETNRANMNWASIYLGEQFARMNNIIYSIQISDELHQYLALNQEAPAASRFDEQKAMFNMLNSVYYSAGNYVFGVELYLKELDTLFTFNSMDSRIKAVSEIPEGYHELFAQHKDFTIINDPNDPQKFHMTRSMNRFEDQAQIGAISLEVKWAEFNQTLELLDSRGDYGVYIADSTGNPVYEPNQEIQPSAEALEKLAGTKESSGFIRTAKEYVFFHSIEPSGLRVIKIVPAHVVNESALETMKYGLVVGGLATLISIAIAALVAWRTSKPIVRLANSMKGIQLIKDREVVRSGRVDEIGLLEKNLHGMASRIREHIRDNYLMNLEKQTAELKALQSQIHPHFLQNTLQMIGGIVYSQKPADSYKVIRALSEMFRYIVRAPDGLVPLQSELDQLEHYMLIQKQRFGGRLEYTLEITGELQECYIPKLSLQPIVENAFLHGLEKKQGEWKLGIEVVCEPGEVTIRIRDNGVGMDAEKLTEMQSRLERLTRQADRVWSSGTGIGLVNAASRMVMHFGPEYGMSMESEYGQGQALRYEFPAIEEAKPCEQGTVQSAAGGR